One Campylobacter concisus DNA segment encodes these proteins:
- a CDS encoding 4Fe-4S ferredoxin → MQSRRELISKILGAKPAPKFINPPFFSGEFDCAGCEASCVSACEKELLSFENERVIFKVKKLGCDFCEECAKACQSSGHLALSLNSPKSINAKVSINVASCLAWNDTICYNCLDACKFKAVEFLGVFRPIINQNCVSCGECFDVCFKNSLEMEAL, encoded by the coding sequence ATGCAAAGCAGGCGAGAGCTAATTAGTAAAATTTTGGGGGCAAAACCTGCTCCCAAATTTATAAATCCACCATTTTTTAGCGGTGAATTTGACTGCGCTGGCTGTGAGGCTAGCTGCGTCAGTGCCTGTGAAAAAGAGCTTCTTAGCTTTGAAAATGAAAGAGTTATTTTTAAAGTTAAAAAGCTAGGCTGCGACTTTTGCGAAGAGTGCGCGAAAGCTTGCCAAAGTAGCGGCCACCTGGCATTAAGCTTAAACTCGCCAAAGAGCATAAACGCAAAGGTTAGCATCAACGTCGCTAGCTGCCTAGCGTGGAATGACACGATTTGTTACAACTGCCTTGATGCTTGTAAATTTAAAGCGGTTGAGTTTCTTGGTGTTTTTCGTCCCATAATCAATCAAAATTGCGTAAGCTGCGGCGAGTGCTTTGATGTTTGTTTTAAAAATTCGCTTGAGATGGAGGCTTTATGA
- a CDS encoding nitrate reductase cytochrome c-type subunit, whose translation MKMKIMALGALCAAFLAACALNNPSISDSQIGLRNVDLLDDKDVVLKDINYTKEPAGMAKRFDRSFENAPPFIPHDTEGLVPITKDMNMCVTCHMPEFAKDSGATPIPASHLYDIRNKKDLAGKLDDERYNCTTCHVEQQNGVTQLVGNKFKPDFRDKNGSHKSNLLDVLNDGVK comes from the coding sequence ATGAAAATGAAAATAATGGCGCTTGGAGCACTATGCGCTGCCTTTTTAGCGGCATGTGCATTGAATAATCCAAGCATTAGCGATTCGCAAATCGGCCTTAGAAATGTCGATTTGTTAGACGATAAAGACGTTGTTTTAAAAGACATCAACTACACAAAAGAGCCAGCAGGTATGGCAAAGAGGTTTGACAGATCTTTTGAAAACGCACCTCCGTTTATCCCGCATGACACTGAGGGTTTGGTGCCTATCACAAAAGATATGAATATGTGCGTAACCTGCCACATGCCTGAGTTTGCAAAAGATAGCGGAGCAACTCCTATCCCAGCTTCTCACCTTTATGACATCAGAAACAAAAAAGATCTTGCAGGCAAGCTTGATGATGAGAGATATAACTGCACAACTTGTCACGTCGAGCAACAAAATGGCGTAACTCAGCTCGTTGGCAATAAATTTAAGCCTGACTTTAGAGATAAAAACGGCTCACATAAGTCAAATTTACTAGACGTTTTAAATGACGGCGTTAAGTAA
- the napH gene encoding quinol dehydrogenase ferredoxin subunit NapH: MKFLILRRITQISILVLFILGNVYGFKILSGNLSSSTLFGQIPLSDPFAVLQILLASFSVGINGVIGAIIVFVFYALIAPRAFCSWVCPVNLLTDIAYKLREKFGFKGEKILNVSKNLRYYLLALTLILSLALSLPAFESISFIGIIQRGIIYGSVSTIGIALGIVAFDMFVLKRGICSHVCPLGAFYAVISKFALIRVKHDADACTKCMKCKLICPEVQVLDMIGKESRAVSSSECISCGRCIDVCGDGALNFSIRNLRREK; the protein is encoded by the coding sequence ATGAAATTTTTAATCTTAAGACGAATAACTCAAATTTCTATCCTAGTGCTATTTATCCTAGGAAATGTTTATGGGTTTAAGATACTTAGCGGAAATTTAAGCTCATCTACGCTTTTTGGACAAATTCCACTAAGCGATCCATTTGCGGTGCTTCAAATTTTACTAGCAAGCTTTAGCGTAGGCATAAATGGGGTAATCGGTGCGATCATCGTCTTTGTATTTTATGCACTTATCGCTCCTAGAGCGTTTTGCTCGTGGGTTTGCCCAGTAAATTTACTAACGGATATTGCTTACAAGCTAAGAGAGAAATTTGGCTTTAAGGGCGAGAAAATTTTAAACGTAAGTAAAAATTTGCGCTACTACTTGCTAGCGCTCACTCTTATCTTAAGCCTAGCTCTCTCGCTGCCAGCGTTTGAGAGCATTAGCTTTATAGGTATCATCCAGCGTGGCATTATCTACGGCTCAGTTAGCACCATTGGCATCGCCCTTGGCATAGTGGCCTTTGATATGTTCGTGCTAAAGCGTGGAATTTGCTCACATGTCTGCCCGCTTGGTGCATTTTACGCGGTGATATCAAAATTTGCACTCATCAGAGTAAAACACGACGCAGATGCCTGCACAAAGTGCATGAAGTGCAAGCTCATATGCCCAGAGGTGCAAGTGCTAGATATGATCGGTAAAGAGAGCCGAGCGGTTAGCTCAAGCGAGTGCATAAGCTGCGGTAGATGTATCGACGTTTGCGGCGACGGGGCGTTAAATTTTAGTATTAGAAATTTAAGGAGAGAAAAATGA
- the napG gene encoding ferredoxin-type protein NapG: MEFSSRREALKFGAKAVILALGGGFIWSLSAKASPLVLLRPPGAKAEEQFLKSCIKCGLCVEACPFDTLKLATLEDGISVGTPYFEPRKIPCHMCEHIPCVPVCPTGALDANLVSTAGKLDINKAKMGVAVVDMKNCVAYWGIQCDACYRSCPLIDKALYLEYRRNERTQKHAFLLPVVDSDICTGCGVCERACITEKAAITVLNREVVLGKVGDNYVKGWIKEDERRVDDANSKIKLDIKKATDYLNGGEL; this comes from the coding sequence ATGGAATTTTCAAGTAGGCGAGAAGCTTTGAAATTTGGAGCTAAGGCAGTGATCTTAGCTCTTGGTGGAGGCTTTATATGGTCGCTTAGTGCCAAAGCCTCACCGCTTGTACTTCTTAGACCGCCTGGTGCGAAAGCAGAGGAGCAGTTTTTAAAGAGCTGTATCAAGTGCGGACTTTGCGTAGAGGCCTGTCCATTTGATACGCTAAAACTTGCTACTCTTGAAGATGGTATAAGTGTCGGTACGCCTTATTTTGAGCCTAGAAAAATTCCTTGTCATATGTGCGAGCATATCCCTTGCGTGCCAGTCTGTCCGACTGGGGCACTGGACGCAAATTTAGTAAGCACAGCTGGCAAACTAGACATAAACAAAGCCAAAATGGGCGTTGCAGTGGTCGATATGAAAAACTGCGTGGCCTACTGGGGCATACAGTGCGATGCTTGTTATAGATCTTGTCCGCTCATAGATAAGGCCTTGTATCTTGAGTATCGCCGCAACGAAAGGACGCAAAAGCATGCGTTTTTGCTCCCAGTAGTTGATAGCGATATCTGCACGGGTTGTGGCGTGTGCGAGCGAGCCTGTATCACCGAAAAAGCAGCCATTACTGTGCTAAACCGCGAGGTTGTGCTTGGCAAAGTTGGCGATAACTACGTCAAAGGCTGGATAAAAGAAGATGAAAGGCGCGTGGATGATGCCAACAGCAAGATAAAGCTCGACATCAAAAAGGCGACTGACTATCTAAATGGCGGTGAGCTATGA